One region of Passer domesticus isolate bPasDom1 chromosome 19, bPasDom1.hap1, whole genome shotgun sequence genomic DNA includes:
- the RAP1GAP2 gene encoding rap1 GTPase-activating protein 2 isoform X6 encodes MFQRKRSVSFGGYGWIDKTMLASLKIKKQELLNSTDVTVPERPLSPPLTAPPTMKSAEFFEMLEKMQAPKLEEQRSGSQKHKEDYIPYPSIDEILEKGSPYPLIILPQFGGYWIEDPENLGTPTSSDSSICEEEEENLSPSSYGYKLECKGEARAYRKHFLGKDHLNFYCTASSLGNLILSVKCEEADGTEYLRVILRSKVKTLHERIPLAGFSKLPSIPQIAKAFCDDASGLKFNPVLYPKASQMIVSYDEHEVNNTFKFGVIYQKFRQTQEEELFGNNEESTAFKNFLSFLGDTITLQDFKGFRGGLDVSHGQTGVESVYTVFRDREIMFHVSTKLPFTEGDTQQLQRKRHIGNDIVAIIFQEENTPFVPDMIASNFLHAYIVVQVENPEAENAAYKVSVTAREDVPSFGPPLPSPPVFQKSPEFREFLLTKLINAENACCKSDKFAKLEDRTRAALLDNLHDELHGHTQAMLGLGPEEDKLENGGHGGFLESFKRAIRVRSHSMETMVGSQKKHHGSGIPGSLSGGIAHNSGEVTKTTFSPPVPAVAAKNQSRSPIKRRSGLFPRLHTTSESQAESRTRCDSVSGAQKTPDLGHSSQEMKSETSSNPSSPEICPNKDRPFIKLKENGRSNISRSSSSTSSFSSTAGESETLEEYDSVGSQPSTASPFKQDVFVYSASPGSESPGAAATATPVIMSRSPTADLKNRNSPRSNLKFRFDKLSHGSSSMSH; translated from the exons GAAACAGGAGCTGCTGAACAGCACGGATGTGACGGTCCCGGAGCGGCCGCTGTCCCCGCCGCTGACAGCTCCCCCGACCATGAAG tcGGCAGAATTCTTCGAAATGCTGGAAAAAATGCAG GCACCAAAACTGGAAGAACAGAGGTCTGGAAGCCAAAAACACAAG GAAGACTACATCCCATACCCCAGCATCGATGAG ATCCTGGAGAAGGGTAGCCCATACCCGCTGATCATCCTGCCCCAGTTTGGGGGCTACTGGATAGAAGACCCAGAAAACCTTGGCACGCCCACCTCGTCTGACAGCAGCATctgcgaggaggaggaggaaaacctcagccccagcagctatGGCTACAAGCTGGAGTGCAAGGGAGAGGCCAGAGCCTACCGCAAGCATTTCCTGGGGAAG GATCATTTAAATTTCTACTGTACAGCTAGCAGCCTTGGAAATCTGATCCTTTCTGTTAAATGTGAGGAGGCAGATGGCACAGAATATTTAAGGGTTATACTCag GTCCAAAGTGAAGACGTTGCATGAAAGGATTCCCCTGGCAGGATTCAGCAAGCTCCCGAGCATCCCCCAGATTGCAAAG GCCTTCTGTGACGATGCCTCTGGGCTGAAGTTTAACCCTGTTCTCTACCCCAAG GCATCCCAGATGATAGTGTCTTATGATGAGCATGAGGTCAACAACACATTCAAGTTTGGTGTGATCTATCAGAAGTTCAGGCAG ACCCAAGAGGAGGAGCTGTTTGGCAATAATGAAGAAAGCACCGCCTTCAAGAACTTCTTAAGTTTTCTGGGAGACACCATAACTCTCCAGGACTTCAAAGG TTTTCGAGGAGGCCTGGATGTCAGCCATGGGCAGACGGGAGTGGAGTCTGTGTACACGGTGTTCAGGGACAGGGAGATAATGTTTCATGTCTCTACAAAGCTGCCTTTTACCGAAGGAGACACACAACAA CTCCAGAGGAAGAGGCACATTGGCAATGACATCGTGGCGATTATCTTCCAAGAGGAGAACACGCCATTCGTGCCAGACATGATTGCCTCCAACTTCCTGCATGCCTACATCGTGGTGCAGGTGGAGAACCCCGAGGCAGAAAATGCAGCGTACAAG GTGTCAGTCACAGCCCGGGAAGATGTTCCCTCCTTTGGCCCACCCCTGCCGAGCCCGCCGGTGTTCCAGAAG AGCCCCGAGTTCCGGGAGTTCCTGCTGACCAAGCTCATCAACGCTGAGAACGCCTGCTGCAAGTCTGACAAGTTTGCAAAGCTGGAG GACCGGACACGGGCTGCCCTGCTGGACAACCTTCACGACGAGCTGCACGGGCACACACAGGccatgctggggctggggcccGAGGAGGACAAGCTGGAGAATGGGGGACATGGAGGCTTTCTGGAGTCTTTCAAG AGAGCCATCCGCGTGCGCAGCCACTCCATGGAGACGATGGTGGGCAGCCAGAAGAAGCACCATGGCAGTGGCATCCCCGGCAGCCTCAGCGGGGGCATCGCCCACAACAGCGGCGAGGTGACCAAGACCACCTTCTCG ccccctgtcccagctgttgCTGCCAAGAACCAGTCCAGGAGCCCCATCAAGCGCCGCTCAGGGCTGTTCCCCCGCCTGCACACGACATCGGAGAGCCAGGCGGAGAGCAGGACACGGTG TGACAGTGTTTCTGGAGCCCAGAAGACACCAGATTTAGGACATTCTTCCCAAGAGATGAAATCTGAAACCTCATCCAACCCCAGCTCCCCTGAAATATGCCCCAACAAAGACag GCCTTTTATCAAGCTGAAAGAGAACGGGCGCTCGAACATCTCCCGttcctcctccagcaccagcagcttcagcagcaCGGCGGGCGAGAGCGAGACCCTGGAGGAGTACGACAGCGTG GGAAGCCAGCCCTCCACCGCCTCCCCGTTCAAGCAGGACGTGTTTGTCTACAGCGCTTCGCCCGGCAGCgagagccccggcgcggcggccACGGCCACCCCTGTCATCATGAGCAGGAGCCCCACCG CAGATCTGAAGAACAGGAATTCTCCGAGGTCCAACCTGAAGTTCCGCTTTGACAAGCTCAGCCACGGCAGCTCCAGCATG AGCCACTAG
- the RAP1GAP2 gene encoding rap1 GTPase-activating protein 2 isoform X1 has translation MSRAGGRTRSRRAGVRAAVVLIGLLHRSRQSSERRKQELLNSTDVTVPERPLSPPLTAPPTMKSAEFFEMLEKMQAPKLEEQRSGSQKHKEDYIPYPSIDEILEKGSPYPLIILPQFGGYWIEDPENLGTPTSSDSSICEEEEENLSPSSYGYKLECKGEARAYRKHFLGKDHLNFYCTASSLGNLILSVKCEEADGTEYLRVILRSKVKTLHERIPLAGFSKLPSIPQIAKAFCDDASGLKFNPVLYPKASQMIVSYDEHEVNNTFKFGVIYQKFRQTQEEELFGNNEESTAFKNFLSFLGDTITLQDFKGFRGGLDVSHGQTGVESVYTVFRDREIMFHVSTKLPFTEGDTQQLQRKRHIGNDIVAIIFQEENTPFVPDMIASNFLHAYIVVQVENPEAENAAYKVSVTAREDVPSFGPPLPSPPVFQKSPEFREFLLTKLINAENACCKSDKFAKLEDRTRAALLDNLHDELHGHTQAMLGLGPEEDKLENGGHGGFLESFKRAIRVRSHSMETMVGSQKKHHGSGIPGSLSGGIAHNSGEVTKTTFSPPVPAVAAKNQSRSPIKRRSGLFPRLHTTSESQAESRTRCDSVSGAQKTPDLGHSSQEMKSETSSNPSSPEICPNKDRPFIKLKENGRSNISRSSSSTSSFSSTAGESETLEEYDSVGSQPSTASPFKQDVFVYSASPGSESPGAAATATPVIMSRSPTADLKNRNSPRSNLKFRFDKLSHGSSSMSH, from the exons GAAACAGGAGCTGCTGAACAGCACGGATGTGACGGTCCCGGAGCGGCCGCTGTCCCCGCCGCTGACAGCTCCCCCGACCATGAAG tcGGCAGAATTCTTCGAAATGCTGGAAAAAATGCAG GCACCAAAACTGGAAGAACAGAGGTCTGGAAGCCAAAAACACAAG GAAGACTACATCCCATACCCCAGCATCGATGAG ATCCTGGAGAAGGGTAGCCCATACCCGCTGATCATCCTGCCCCAGTTTGGGGGCTACTGGATAGAAGACCCAGAAAACCTTGGCACGCCCACCTCGTCTGACAGCAGCATctgcgaggaggaggaggaaaacctcagccccagcagctatGGCTACAAGCTGGAGTGCAAGGGAGAGGCCAGAGCCTACCGCAAGCATTTCCTGGGGAAG GATCATTTAAATTTCTACTGTACAGCTAGCAGCCTTGGAAATCTGATCCTTTCTGTTAAATGTGAGGAGGCAGATGGCACAGAATATTTAAGGGTTATACTCag GTCCAAAGTGAAGACGTTGCATGAAAGGATTCCCCTGGCAGGATTCAGCAAGCTCCCGAGCATCCCCCAGATTGCAAAG GCCTTCTGTGACGATGCCTCTGGGCTGAAGTTTAACCCTGTTCTCTACCCCAAG GCATCCCAGATGATAGTGTCTTATGATGAGCATGAGGTCAACAACACATTCAAGTTTGGTGTGATCTATCAGAAGTTCAGGCAG ACCCAAGAGGAGGAGCTGTTTGGCAATAATGAAGAAAGCACCGCCTTCAAGAACTTCTTAAGTTTTCTGGGAGACACCATAACTCTCCAGGACTTCAAAGG TTTTCGAGGAGGCCTGGATGTCAGCCATGGGCAGACGGGAGTGGAGTCTGTGTACACGGTGTTCAGGGACAGGGAGATAATGTTTCATGTCTCTACAAAGCTGCCTTTTACCGAAGGAGACACACAACAA CTCCAGAGGAAGAGGCACATTGGCAATGACATCGTGGCGATTATCTTCCAAGAGGAGAACACGCCATTCGTGCCAGACATGATTGCCTCCAACTTCCTGCATGCCTACATCGTGGTGCAGGTGGAGAACCCCGAGGCAGAAAATGCAGCGTACAAG GTGTCAGTCACAGCCCGGGAAGATGTTCCCTCCTTTGGCCCACCCCTGCCGAGCCCGCCGGTGTTCCAGAAG AGCCCCGAGTTCCGGGAGTTCCTGCTGACCAAGCTCATCAACGCTGAGAACGCCTGCTGCAAGTCTGACAAGTTTGCAAAGCTGGAG GACCGGACACGGGCTGCCCTGCTGGACAACCTTCACGACGAGCTGCACGGGCACACACAGGccatgctggggctggggcccGAGGAGGACAAGCTGGAGAATGGGGGACATGGAGGCTTTCTGGAGTCTTTCAAG AGAGCCATCCGCGTGCGCAGCCACTCCATGGAGACGATGGTGGGCAGCCAGAAGAAGCACCATGGCAGTGGCATCCCCGGCAGCCTCAGCGGGGGCATCGCCCACAACAGCGGCGAGGTGACCAAGACCACCTTCTCG ccccctgtcccagctgttgCTGCCAAGAACCAGTCCAGGAGCCCCATCAAGCGCCGCTCAGGGCTGTTCCCCCGCCTGCACACGACATCGGAGAGCCAGGCGGAGAGCAGGACACGGTG TGACAGTGTTTCTGGAGCCCAGAAGACACCAGATTTAGGACATTCTTCCCAAGAGATGAAATCTGAAACCTCATCCAACCCCAGCTCCCCTGAAATATGCCCCAACAAAGACag GCCTTTTATCAAGCTGAAAGAGAACGGGCGCTCGAACATCTCCCGttcctcctccagcaccagcagcttcagcagcaCGGCGGGCGAGAGCGAGACCCTGGAGGAGTACGACAGCGTG GGAAGCCAGCCCTCCACCGCCTCCCCGTTCAAGCAGGACGTGTTTGTCTACAGCGCTTCGCCCGGCAGCgagagccccggcgcggcggccACGGCCACCCCTGTCATCATGAGCAGGAGCCCCACCG CAGATCTGAAGAACAGGAATTCTCCGAGGTCCAACCTGAAGTTCCGCTTTGACAAGCTCAGCCACGGCAGCTCCAGCATG AGCCACTAG
- the RAP1GAP2 gene encoding rap1 GTPase-activating protein 2 isoform X8: MLASLKIKKQELLNSTDVTVPERPLSPPLTAPPTMKSAEFFEMLEKMQAPKLEEQRSGSQKHKEDYIPYPSIDEILEKGSPYPLIILPQFGGYWIEDPENLGTPTSSDSSICEEEEENLSPSSYGYKLECKGEARAYRKHFLGKDHLNFYCTASSLGNLILSVKCEEADGTEYLRVILRSKVKTLHERIPLAGFSKLPSIPQIAKAFCDDASGLKFNPVLYPKASQMIVSYDEHEVNNTFKFGVIYQKFRQTQEEELFGNNEESTAFKNFLSFLGDTITLQDFKGFRGGLDVSHGQTGVESVYTVFRDREIMFHVSTKLPFTEGDTQQLQRKRHIGNDIVAIIFQEENTPFVPDMIASNFLHAYIVVQVENPEAENAAYKVSVTAREDVPSFGPPLPSPPVFQKSPEFREFLLTKLINAENACCKSDKFAKLEDRTRAALLDNLHDELHGHTQAMLGLGPEEDKLENGGHGGFLESFKRAIRVRSHSMETMVGSQKKHHGSGIPGSLSGGIAHNSGEVTKTTFSPPVPAVAAKNQSRSPIKRRSGLFPRLHTTSESQAESRTRCDSVSGAQKTPDLGHSSQEMKSETSSNPSSPEICPNKDRPFIKLKENGRSNISRSSSSTSSFSSTAGESETLEEYDSVGSQPSTASPFKQDVFVYSASPGSESPGAAATATPVIMSRSPTADLKNRNSPRSNLKFRFDKLSHGSSSMSH; this comes from the exons GAAACAGGAGCTGCTGAACAGCACGGATGTGACGGTCCCGGAGCGGCCGCTGTCCCCGCCGCTGACAGCTCCCCCGACCATGAAG tcGGCAGAATTCTTCGAAATGCTGGAAAAAATGCAG GCACCAAAACTGGAAGAACAGAGGTCTGGAAGCCAAAAACACAAG GAAGACTACATCCCATACCCCAGCATCGATGAG ATCCTGGAGAAGGGTAGCCCATACCCGCTGATCATCCTGCCCCAGTTTGGGGGCTACTGGATAGAAGACCCAGAAAACCTTGGCACGCCCACCTCGTCTGACAGCAGCATctgcgaggaggaggaggaaaacctcagccccagcagctatGGCTACAAGCTGGAGTGCAAGGGAGAGGCCAGAGCCTACCGCAAGCATTTCCTGGGGAAG GATCATTTAAATTTCTACTGTACAGCTAGCAGCCTTGGAAATCTGATCCTTTCTGTTAAATGTGAGGAGGCAGATGGCACAGAATATTTAAGGGTTATACTCag GTCCAAAGTGAAGACGTTGCATGAAAGGATTCCCCTGGCAGGATTCAGCAAGCTCCCGAGCATCCCCCAGATTGCAAAG GCCTTCTGTGACGATGCCTCTGGGCTGAAGTTTAACCCTGTTCTCTACCCCAAG GCATCCCAGATGATAGTGTCTTATGATGAGCATGAGGTCAACAACACATTCAAGTTTGGTGTGATCTATCAGAAGTTCAGGCAG ACCCAAGAGGAGGAGCTGTTTGGCAATAATGAAGAAAGCACCGCCTTCAAGAACTTCTTAAGTTTTCTGGGAGACACCATAACTCTCCAGGACTTCAAAGG TTTTCGAGGAGGCCTGGATGTCAGCCATGGGCAGACGGGAGTGGAGTCTGTGTACACGGTGTTCAGGGACAGGGAGATAATGTTTCATGTCTCTACAAAGCTGCCTTTTACCGAAGGAGACACACAACAA CTCCAGAGGAAGAGGCACATTGGCAATGACATCGTGGCGATTATCTTCCAAGAGGAGAACACGCCATTCGTGCCAGACATGATTGCCTCCAACTTCCTGCATGCCTACATCGTGGTGCAGGTGGAGAACCCCGAGGCAGAAAATGCAGCGTACAAG GTGTCAGTCACAGCCCGGGAAGATGTTCCCTCCTTTGGCCCACCCCTGCCGAGCCCGCCGGTGTTCCAGAAG AGCCCCGAGTTCCGGGAGTTCCTGCTGACCAAGCTCATCAACGCTGAGAACGCCTGCTGCAAGTCTGACAAGTTTGCAAAGCTGGAG GACCGGACACGGGCTGCCCTGCTGGACAACCTTCACGACGAGCTGCACGGGCACACACAGGccatgctggggctggggcccGAGGAGGACAAGCTGGAGAATGGGGGACATGGAGGCTTTCTGGAGTCTTTCAAG AGAGCCATCCGCGTGCGCAGCCACTCCATGGAGACGATGGTGGGCAGCCAGAAGAAGCACCATGGCAGTGGCATCCCCGGCAGCCTCAGCGGGGGCATCGCCCACAACAGCGGCGAGGTGACCAAGACCACCTTCTCG ccccctgtcccagctgttgCTGCCAAGAACCAGTCCAGGAGCCCCATCAAGCGCCGCTCAGGGCTGTTCCCCCGCCTGCACACGACATCGGAGAGCCAGGCGGAGAGCAGGACACGGTG TGACAGTGTTTCTGGAGCCCAGAAGACACCAGATTTAGGACATTCTTCCCAAGAGATGAAATCTGAAACCTCATCCAACCCCAGCTCCCCTGAAATATGCCCCAACAAAGACag GCCTTTTATCAAGCTGAAAGAGAACGGGCGCTCGAACATCTCCCGttcctcctccagcaccagcagcttcagcagcaCGGCGGGCGAGAGCGAGACCCTGGAGGAGTACGACAGCGTG GGAAGCCAGCCCTCCACCGCCTCCCCGTTCAAGCAGGACGTGTTTGTCTACAGCGCTTCGCCCGGCAGCgagagccccggcgcggcggccACGGCCACCCCTGTCATCATGAGCAGGAGCCCCACCG CAGATCTGAAGAACAGGAATTCTCCGAGGTCCAACCTGAAGTTCCGCTTTGACAAGCTCAGCCACGGCAGCTCCAGCATG AGCCACTAG
- the RAP1GAP2 gene encoding rap1 GTPase-activating protein 2 isoform X9, producing the protein MKSAEFFEMLEKMQAPKLEEQRSGSQKHKEDYIPYPSIDEILEKGSPYPLIILPQFGGYWIEDPENLGTPTSSDSSICEEEEENLSPSSYGYKLECKGEARAYRKHFLGKDHLNFYCTASSLGNLILSVKCEEADGTEYLRVILRSKVKTLHERIPLAGFSKLPSIPQIAKAFCDDASGLKFNPVLYPKASQMIVSYDEHEVNNTFKFGVIYQKFRQTQEEELFGNNEESTAFKNFLSFLGDTITLQDFKGFRGGLDVSHGQTGVESVYTVFRDREIMFHVSTKLPFTEGDTQQLQRKRHIGNDIVAIIFQEENTPFVPDMIASNFLHAYIVVQVENPEAENAAYKVSVTAREDVPSFGPPLPSPPVFQKSPEFREFLLTKLINAENACCKSDKFAKLEDRTRAALLDNLHDELHGHTQAMLGLGPEEDKLENGGHGGFLESFKRAIRVRSHSMETMVGSQKKHHGSGIPGSLSGGIAHNSGEVTKTTFSPPVPAVAAKNQSRSPIKRRSGLFPRLHTTSESQAESRTRCDSVSGAQKTPDLGHSSQEMKSETSSNPSSPEICPNKDRPFIKLKENGRSNISRSSSSTSSFSSTAGESETLEEYDSVGSQPSTASPFKQDVFVYSASPGSESPGAAATATPVIMSRSPTADLKNRNSPRSNLKFRFDKLSHGSSSMSH; encoded by the exons ATGAAG tcGGCAGAATTCTTCGAAATGCTGGAAAAAATGCAG GCACCAAAACTGGAAGAACAGAGGTCTGGAAGCCAAAAACACAAG GAAGACTACATCCCATACCCCAGCATCGATGAG ATCCTGGAGAAGGGTAGCCCATACCCGCTGATCATCCTGCCCCAGTTTGGGGGCTACTGGATAGAAGACCCAGAAAACCTTGGCACGCCCACCTCGTCTGACAGCAGCATctgcgaggaggaggaggaaaacctcagccccagcagctatGGCTACAAGCTGGAGTGCAAGGGAGAGGCCAGAGCCTACCGCAAGCATTTCCTGGGGAAG GATCATTTAAATTTCTACTGTACAGCTAGCAGCCTTGGAAATCTGATCCTTTCTGTTAAATGTGAGGAGGCAGATGGCACAGAATATTTAAGGGTTATACTCag GTCCAAAGTGAAGACGTTGCATGAAAGGATTCCCCTGGCAGGATTCAGCAAGCTCCCGAGCATCCCCCAGATTGCAAAG GCCTTCTGTGACGATGCCTCTGGGCTGAAGTTTAACCCTGTTCTCTACCCCAAG GCATCCCAGATGATAGTGTCTTATGATGAGCATGAGGTCAACAACACATTCAAGTTTGGTGTGATCTATCAGAAGTTCAGGCAG ACCCAAGAGGAGGAGCTGTTTGGCAATAATGAAGAAAGCACCGCCTTCAAGAACTTCTTAAGTTTTCTGGGAGACACCATAACTCTCCAGGACTTCAAAGG TTTTCGAGGAGGCCTGGATGTCAGCCATGGGCAGACGGGAGTGGAGTCTGTGTACACGGTGTTCAGGGACAGGGAGATAATGTTTCATGTCTCTACAAAGCTGCCTTTTACCGAAGGAGACACACAACAA CTCCAGAGGAAGAGGCACATTGGCAATGACATCGTGGCGATTATCTTCCAAGAGGAGAACACGCCATTCGTGCCAGACATGATTGCCTCCAACTTCCTGCATGCCTACATCGTGGTGCAGGTGGAGAACCCCGAGGCAGAAAATGCAGCGTACAAG GTGTCAGTCACAGCCCGGGAAGATGTTCCCTCCTTTGGCCCACCCCTGCCGAGCCCGCCGGTGTTCCAGAAG AGCCCCGAGTTCCGGGAGTTCCTGCTGACCAAGCTCATCAACGCTGAGAACGCCTGCTGCAAGTCTGACAAGTTTGCAAAGCTGGAG GACCGGACACGGGCTGCCCTGCTGGACAACCTTCACGACGAGCTGCACGGGCACACACAGGccatgctggggctggggcccGAGGAGGACAAGCTGGAGAATGGGGGACATGGAGGCTTTCTGGAGTCTTTCAAG AGAGCCATCCGCGTGCGCAGCCACTCCATGGAGACGATGGTGGGCAGCCAGAAGAAGCACCATGGCAGTGGCATCCCCGGCAGCCTCAGCGGGGGCATCGCCCACAACAGCGGCGAGGTGACCAAGACCACCTTCTCG ccccctgtcccagctgttgCTGCCAAGAACCAGTCCAGGAGCCCCATCAAGCGCCGCTCAGGGCTGTTCCCCCGCCTGCACACGACATCGGAGAGCCAGGCGGAGAGCAGGACACGGTG TGACAGTGTTTCTGGAGCCCAGAAGACACCAGATTTAGGACATTCTTCCCAAGAGATGAAATCTGAAACCTCATCCAACCCCAGCTCCCCTGAAATATGCCCCAACAAAGACag GCCTTTTATCAAGCTGAAAGAGAACGGGCGCTCGAACATCTCCCGttcctcctccagcaccagcagcttcagcagcaCGGCGGGCGAGAGCGAGACCCTGGAGGAGTACGACAGCGTG GGAAGCCAGCCCTCCACCGCCTCCCCGTTCAAGCAGGACGTGTTTGTCTACAGCGCTTCGCCCGGCAGCgagagccccggcgcggcggccACGGCCACCCCTGTCATCATGAGCAGGAGCCCCACCG CAGATCTGAAGAACAGGAATTCTCCGAGGTCCAACCTGAAGTTCCGCTTTGACAAGCTCAGCCACGGCAGCTCCAGCATG AGCCACTAG
- the RAP1GAP2 gene encoding rap1 GTPase-activating protein 2 isoform X2 — translation MSRAGGRTRSRRAGVRAAVVLIGLLHRSRQSSERRKQELLNSTDVTVPERPLSPPLTAPPTMKSAEFFEMLEKMQAPKLEEQRSGSQKHKEDYIPYPSIDEILEKGSPYPLIILPQFGGYWIEDPENLGTPTSSDSSICEEEEENLSPSSYGYKLECKGEARAYRKHFLGKDHLNFYCTASSLGNLILSVKCEEADGTEYLRVILRSKVKTLHERIPLAGFSKLPSIPQIAKAFCDDASGLKFNPVLYPKASQMIVSYDEHEVNNTFKFGVIYQKFRQTQEEELFGNNEESTAFKNFLSFLGDTITLQDFKGFRGGLDVSHGQTGVESVYTVFRDREIMFHVSTKLPFTEGDTQQLQRKRHIGNDIVAIIFQEENTPFVPDMIASNFLHAYIVVQVENPEAENAAYKVSVTAREDVPSFGPPLPSPPVFQKSPEFREFLLTKLINAENACCKSDKFAKLEDRTRAALLDNLHDELHGHTQAMLGLGPEEDKLENGGHGGFLESFKRAIRVRSHSMETMVGSQKKHHGSGIPGSLSGGIAHNSGEVTKTTFSPPVPAVAAKNQSRSPIKRRSGLFPRLHTTSESQAESRTRCDSVSGAQKTPDLGHSSQEMKSETSSNPSSPEICPNKDRPFIKLKENGRSNISRSSSSTSSFSSTAGESETLEEYDSVGSQPSTASPFKQDVFVYSASPGSESPGAAATATPVIMSRSPTDLKNRNSPRSNLKFRFDKLSHGSSSMSH, via the exons GAAACAGGAGCTGCTGAACAGCACGGATGTGACGGTCCCGGAGCGGCCGCTGTCCCCGCCGCTGACAGCTCCCCCGACCATGAAG tcGGCAGAATTCTTCGAAATGCTGGAAAAAATGCAG GCACCAAAACTGGAAGAACAGAGGTCTGGAAGCCAAAAACACAAG GAAGACTACATCCCATACCCCAGCATCGATGAG ATCCTGGAGAAGGGTAGCCCATACCCGCTGATCATCCTGCCCCAGTTTGGGGGCTACTGGATAGAAGACCCAGAAAACCTTGGCACGCCCACCTCGTCTGACAGCAGCATctgcgaggaggaggaggaaaacctcagccccagcagctatGGCTACAAGCTGGAGTGCAAGGGAGAGGCCAGAGCCTACCGCAAGCATTTCCTGGGGAAG GATCATTTAAATTTCTACTGTACAGCTAGCAGCCTTGGAAATCTGATCCTTTCTGTTAAATGTGAGGAGGCAGATGGCACAGAATATTTAAGGGTTATACTCag GTCCAAAGTGAAGACGTTGCATGAAAGGATTCCCCTGGCAGGATTCAGCAAGCTCCCGAGCATCCCCCAGATTGCAAAG GCCTTCTGTGACGATGCCTCTGGGCTGAAGTTTAACCCTGTTCTCTACCCCAAG GCATCCCAGATGATAGTGTCTTATGATGAGCATGAGGTCAACAACACATTCAAGTTTGGTGTGATCTATCAGAAGTTCAGGCAG ACCCAAGAGGAGGAGCTGTTTGGCAATAATGAAGAAAGCACCGCCTTCAAGAACTTCTTAAGTTTTCTGGGAGACACCATAACTCTCCAGGACTTCAAAGG TTTTCGAGGAGGCCTGGATGTCAGCCATGGGCAGACGGGAGTGGAGTCTGTGTACACGGTGTTCAGGGACAGGGAGATAATGTTTCATGTCTCTACAAAGCTGCCTTTTACCGAAGGAGACACACAACAA CTCCAGAGGAAGAGGCACATTGGCAATGACATCGTGGCGATTATCTTCCAAGAGGAGAACACGCCATTCGTGCCAGACATGATTGCCTCCAACTTCCTGCATGCCTACATCGTGGTGCAGGTGGAGAACCCCGAGGCAGAAAATGCAGCGTACAAG GTGTCAGTCACAGCCCGGGAAGATGTTCCCTCCTTTGGCCCACCCCTGCCGAGCCCGCCGGTGTTCCAGAAG AGCCCCGAGTTCCGGGAGTTCCTGCTGACCAAGCTCATCAACGCTGAGAACGCCTGCTGCAAGTCTGACAAGTTTGCAAAGCTGGAG GACCGGACACGGGCTGCCCTGCTGGACAACCTTCACGACGAGCTGCACGGGCACACACAGGccatgctggggctggggcccGAGGAGGACAAGCTGGAGAATGGGGGACATGGAGGCTTTCTGGAGTCTTTCAAG AGAGCCATCCGCGTGCGCAGCCACTCCATGGAGACGATGGTGGGCAGCCAGAAGAAGCACCATGGCAGTGGCATCCCCGGCAGCCTCAGCGGGGGCATCGCCCACAACAGCGGCGAGGTGACCAAGACCACCTTCTCG ccccctgtcccagctgttgCTGCCAAGAACCAGTCCAGGAGCCCCATCAAGCGCCGCTCAGGGCTGTTCCCCCGCCTGCACACGACATCGGAGAGCCAGGCGGAGAGCAGGACACGGTG TGACAGTGTTTCTGGAGCCCAGAAGACACCAGATTTAGGACATTCTTCCCAAGAGATGAAATCTGAAACCTCATCCAACCCCAGCTCCCCTGAAATATGCCCCAACAAAGACag GCCTTTTATCAAGCTGAAAGAGAACGGGCGCTCGAACATCTCCCGttcctcctccagcaccagcagcttcagcagcaCGGCGGGCGAGAGCGAGACCCTGGAGGAGTACGACAGCGTG GGAAGCCAGCCCTCCACCGCCTCCCCGTTCAAGCAGGACGTGTTTGTCTACAGCGCTTCGCCCGGCAGCgagagccccggcgcggcggccACGGCCACCCCTGTCATCATGAGCAGGAGCCCCACCG ATCTGAAGAACAGGAATTCTCCGAGGTCCAACCTGAAGTTCCGCTTTGACAAGCTCAGCCACGGCAGCTCCAGCATG AGCCACTAG